A stretch of Suncus etruscus isolate mSunEtr1 chromosome 9, mSunEtr1.pri.cur, whole genome shotgun sequence DNA encodes these proteins:
- the LOC126018182 gene encoding olfactory receptor 226 has protein sequence MEQRNLSGRVSEFVLLGFPAPFPLRALYFALSLLAYILVLTENTLIIMAIKNHSTLHKPMYFFLANMSFLENWYVTVTIPKMLAGFIGNKEGQGQLISFEGCMTQLYFFLGLGCTECALLAVMAYDRYVAICHPLHYAVIVSGRLCVQLAAGCWTGGFGISMVKVFLISRLSYCGPNIINHFFCDVSPLLNLSCTDMSTSELTDFVLAIFILLGPLIVIGASYMAIAGAVMRIPSVSGRYKAFSTCASHLTVVIIFYAASIFIYARPKALSAFDTNKLVSVLYAVIVPLLNPIIYCLRNQEVKRALRRTLHLGQDTNPAKGGRDG, from the coding sequence ATGGAACAGAGAAACTTGAGTGGGAGAGTCAGTGAGTTTGTGTTGCTGGGCTTCCCAGCTCCTTTTCCACTGCGggctctatattttgccctttctctgctggcctaTATATTGGTGCTGACTGAGAACACACTCATCATTATGGCAATTAAGAACCATTCCACCCTCCACAAACCCATGTACTTTTTTCTGGCTAATATGTCTTTCTTGGAGAACTGGTATGTCACTGTCACTATTCCCAAGATGCTAGCTGGCTTTATTGGAAACAAAGAGGGTCAAGGACAACTCATTTCCTTTGAAGGCTGCATGACACAGCTCTACTTTTTTCTGGGTCTAGGATGCACTGAGTGTGCACTTCTTGCTGTTATGGCCTATGATCGCTATGTGGCCATTTGCCATCCTCTCCACTATGCTGTTATCGTCAGTGGCCGACTCTGTGTGCAGCTGGCAGCTGGCTGCTGGACTGGAGGGTTTGGTATTTCCATGGTCaaagtttttcttatttctcgCCTCTCTTACTGTGGTCCCAACATCATCAATCACTTTTTCTGTGATGTCTCACCATTGCTCAACCTTTCATGTACTGACATGTCTACATCAGAGCTTACAGACTTTGTTCTAGCTATTTTTATCTTGCTGGGGCCACTCATTGTCATTGGGGCCTCCTACATGGCCATCGCTGGTGCAGTGATGCGTATCCCCTCTGTTTCTGGGCGTTATAAAGCCTTTTCCACCTGTGCCTCTCACCTCACTGTTGTGATCATTTTCTATGCAGCCAGTATCTTCATCTATGCCCGACCAAAGGCACTCTCAGCTTTTGATACCAATAAGCTGGTATCTGTGCTCTATGCTGTCATTGTACCATTACTCAACCCCATAATTTACTGCCTTCGCAACCAAGAAGTCAAAAGAGCCCTACGGCGTACTCTACACCTGGGCCAGGATACCAACCCTGCAAAAGGTGGTAGAGATGGTTAG